The window GCCGCGACGATGAGCTTGTCGGCGAGCGGGTCGAGGAGCTGCCCGAGCGCCGTCGTCATGCCGTGGCGGCGCGCGAGCCAGCCGTCCAGGAAGTCGGTGATGCACGCGACGAGGAAGGCGAGCGCCGCCAGCGCGCGGGCGGCGGGCGTCGACCAGAGGAGCGCCACCACCAGCACCGGGACGAGCCCGACGCGCACCAGCGTGAGCAGGTTCGGCAGCGCGGCCGCGCGCGTGCCGCGCCCCACGGCGTCAGCGGCGGGCGAGGACACCCGCTCGTTCCCGCAGGTACGCCAGCCGGTAGCGGAGCACGCGCGCCAGGTACTCCCGCGTCTCGGGGATGGGCGGGACGCCGCCCGCATCCTCGACGGTCCGGGTACCGGCGTTGTAGGCCGCGACCGCGAGGGGCAGGTTGCCCCCGTACCGGTCGAGCAGCATGCGCAGGTGGCGGCACCCGCCCTCGATGTTGTCGCGGGGCAGGAAGACGTCGCGCACCTGATGCTGCGCGGCCGTCTCCGGCATGAGCTGCATCAGCCCGAGCGCACCCTTGCGTGAGACCGCTAGCCGGTCGAAGTCCGACTCCGCCTTGATCACGGCCTTCACCAGCGCATACTCGACATTGTTGCGCTCGGCAATCTCGCGGATCAGGCGGTCGTAGGAGGTCGGGATCGGCGGCGGGACGGGCTTGGCCAGCTCGGCCAG of the Deltaproteobacteria bacterium genome contains:
- the pgsA gene encoding CDP-diacylglycerol--glycerol-3-phosphate 3-phosphatidyltransferase, translating into MRAASRPSPRRGSTWRACSATGWRTCGNERVSSPAADAVGRGTRAAALPNLLTLVRVGLVPVLVVALLWSTPAARALAALAFLVACITDFLDGWLARRHGMTTALGQLLDPLADKLIVAAALIMLAAVPPEPRVPAWMVVVIVLRELAVTGLRGIASSGGVTLAAQELGKYKMILQVFALEALLLHYRYPIPGTGLEIDFHAGGMLFLWMALALAVWSGVDYYVRILRQLRLD
- a CDS encoding lytic transglycosylase domain-containing protein, with the protein product MNFAMQVAVWGAVSAAALGFVVPASADIYRYRDRSGTLVFTNAPATPAARLMRELPPAPRMLVPLTREAFLAELAKPVPPPIPTSYDRLIREIAERNNVEYALVKAVIKAESDFDRLAVSRKGALGLMQLMPETAAQHQVRDVFLPRDNIEGGCRHLRMLLDRYGGNLPLAVAAYNAGTRTVEDAGGVPPIPETREYLARVLRYRLAYLRERAGVLARR